One window of Ailuropoda melanoleuca isolate Jingjing chromosome 3, ASM200744v2, whole genome shotgun sequence genomic DNA carries:
- the LOC100472309 gene encoding LOW QUALITY PROTEIN: UBA-like domain-containing protein 2 (The sequence of the model RefSeq protein was modified relative to this genomic sequence to represent the inferred CDS: inserted 4 bases in 3 codons; deleted 1 base in 1 codon; substituted 1 base at 1 genomic stop codon) — MLVNMDQLWHRVMINQFMPALACXQLLQVAHWQLEIALSXFFQKTTIPNIHHHHQIISTLSNTPATPPNFPDALAMFSKLYASDGFQSSNSTIIAVVCSPPANFSPFWAWSPPSYQATWIPXHLHHPQPTWSPGAQXRGTWQKAMAEMDGQR, encoded by the exons ATGTTGGTGAACATGGACCAGCTATGGCACCGGGTCATGATCAACCAGTTCATGCCGGCCTTAGCTTG ACAACTGCTGCAGGTAGCCCACTGGCAGCTGGAGATCGCCCTGA GGTTTTTCCAAAAAACCACCATTCCCAacatccaccaccaccaccagataATCAGCACCCTCAGCAACACA CCTGCCACACCACCCAACTTTCCTGACGCACTGGCCATGTTCTCCAAGCTATATGCCTCTGACGGCTTTCAGAGCAGCAACAGCACCATAATAGCTGTGGTCTGCTCCCCTCCTGCAAACTTCAGTCCCTTCTGGGCCTGGTCTCCACCAAGCTACCAGGCCACCTGGATCC CTCACCTCCACCATCCACAGCCAACGTGGTccccaggagcacagtagaggggcacctggcagaAAGCCATGGCTGAGATGGATGGTCAGAGATAA